A genomic region of Luteolibacter sp. Y139 contains the following coding sequences:
- a CDS encoding toxin-antitoxin system YwqK family antitoxin, protein MKALLPLFLLIAVSAAEELTIQELKAGLVEGVEAFDTVKLTADGKPVSFDLKLGESPVKIGKDVFDGFRFRCPELPEGTHFVWYFNAPKDWGNWYIVPVEGEPGQAFKGWLEGDKYYETFDKVAEKDRLRILQTLAGSYFTAGKDYLMWFRKTGESPDAALRGTATFAKGDNDWDHEAVEKALGLKEASPEVQIAATGWRGGKILLDREFFAPADAASQIDSAFFSIRSTRRMRGGFFITTQIAVPPCKTSPALAAIRERYGAPDFVRSGEELEKVRKHGDGDGIDKEDRQRTWHYYDHFAFEVDSKAADPKVLRVVTQGSDFSLVGPPAQGSSFATIDIENLTVFHRDGKEVGRAYYFREGDKEPLFITEPPPGVYVADDERLTASKDGEWLWESLHPGGKVARKLPMKHHRLNGKAEGFNPEGGLTFTAEYRNGVLNGEVVRLDGKGKEISRQKFKDGEKVDKK, encoded by the coding sequence ATGAAAGCCCTCCTTCCCTTGTTTCTCCTGATCGCCGTATCGGCGGCCGAAGAACTGACGATCCAAGAACTCAAGGCCGGTTTGGTTGAAGGCGTGGAGGCCTTTGACACGGTGAAATTGACCGCCGACGGCAAGCCCGTTTCTTTCGATCTCAAGCTCGGCGAGAGCCCCGTCAAAATCGGGAAGGACGTCTTCGACGGTTTTCGTTTCCGCTGCCCGGAGCTGCCGGAAGGCACCCACTTCGTGTGGTACTTCAACGCGCCCAAGGATTGGGGGAACTGGTACATCGTGCCGGTGGAGGGAGAGCCGGGCCAGGCCTTCAAGGGATGGCTGGAGGGCGACAAATATTACGAGACCTTCGACAAGGTTGCGGAGAAAGACCGGTTGAGGATTCTTCAGACGCTCGCAGGGTCCTACTTCACGGCGGGCAAGGACTACCTGATGTGGTTCCGCAAGACCGGCGAAAGTCCGGATGCGGCACTGCGCGGCACGGCCACCTTTGCCAAGGGGGATAATGACTGGGATCACGAGGCCGTGGAAAAGGCGCTTGGCCTGAAGGAAGCGTCGCCGGAAGTGCAGATCGCCGCCACCGGCTGGCGCGGCGGGAAGATTCTTCTCGATCGCGAGTTCTTCGCGCCGGCGGACGCCGCAAGCCAGATCGATTCGGCATTTTTCAGCATCCGGAGCACTCGTCGCATGCGCGGCGGATTCTTCATCACCACCCAGATCGCGGTCCCTCCCTGCAAGACATCGCCTGCCTTGGCCGCGATCCGCGAACGCTACGGCGCGCCGGACTTCGTCCGCAGTGGCGAGGAGCTCGAAAAGGTCCGCAAGCACGGTGACGGCGACGGGATCGACAAGGAGGATCGCCAGCGGACCTGGCACTACTATGATCATTTCGCGTTCGAGGTGGACTCCAAGGCGGCCGATCCCAAGGTGCTGAGGGTGGTGACCCAAGGCAGCGATTTCTCCCTGGTCGGGCCTCCGGCCCAGGGATCCTCCTTCGCCACCATCGACATTGAGAATCTCACGGTTTTTCACCGGGACGGAAAGGAAGTCGGTCGCGCCTACTATTTCCGCGAGGGTGACAAGGAACCGCTGTTCATCACCGAACCGCCGCCGGGAGTGTATGTCGCCGACGATGAGCGGCTGACCGCGTCAAAGGACGGCGAGTGGCTGTGGGAAAGTCTTCATCCGGGAGGCAAGGTCGCCCGCAAGCTGCCGATGAAGCACCATCGCCTGAACGGCAAGGCCGAGGGCTTCAATCCGGAGGGCGGGCTCACCTTCACCGCCGAGTATCGCAACGGCGTGCTCAATGGCGAGGTGGTCCGGCTGGACGGCAAGGGGAAGGAAATCTCCCGTCAGAAATTCAAAGACGGCGAGAAGGTGGACAAGAAATGA
- a CDS encoding Bax inhibitor-1/YccA family protein, translating to MNSSFNPYAVGPVAEAPLETRTDFVRKTYTHVAGAIGLFALVEYLMIQAGLGNAAVSLLGTSKYSWLMVMGAFMGVSWLANKWAYGGASKGMQYAGLALYTVAEAVIFLPLIGIALMRSNGAALIGQATVVTGFLVLGLTAIAFTTKKDFTFLGGMIKIGCFIALGLIVASIFMGFSLGIWFSGAMVLLMAGSILYNTSAIMYHYSPGQHVAAALSLFASIATLFWYVLRMFMSNRN from the coding sequence ATGAATTCCTCTTTCAATCCCTATGCTGTCGGTCCGGTGGCGGAGGCGCCGCTGGAAACGCGCACCGACTTCGTGCGCAAGACGTACACTCACGTGGCGGGAGCCATCGGGTTGTTCGCCCTGGTGGAATACCTGATGATCCAGGCGGGACTCGGAAACGCCGCCGTCTCCCTGCTCGGCACCAGCAAGTATTCGTGGCTGATGGTGATGGGCGCCTTTATGGGAGTTTCCTGGCTCGCCAACAAGTGGGCCTACGGTGGTGCTTCCAAGGGCATGCAGTATGCCGGCCTGGCGCTCTACACCGTGGCGGAAGCCGTGATTTTCCTGCCGCTGATCGGCATCGCGCTCATGCGCTCGAACGGTGCCGCCCTGATCGGCCAGGCGACCGTGGTCACCGGCTTCCTGGTGCTCGGCCTGACTGCCATCGCCTTCACCACCAAGAAGGATTTCACCTTCCTCGGGGGAATGATCAAGATCGGCTGCTTCATCGCGCTTGGCCTGATCGTCGCCTCCATCTTCATGGGCTTCTCGCTCGGCATCTGGTTCAGCGGGGCCATGGTGCTGCTGATGGCCGGTAGTATCCTCTACAATACCAGCGCGATCATGTATCACTACTCGCCCGGCCAGCACGTCGCCGCCGCGCTCTCGCTCTTCGCCAGCATCGCCACCCTGTTCTGGTATGTGCTCCGGATGTTCATGAGCAACCGCAACTGA
- the fdhD gene encoding formate dehydrogenase accessory sulfurtransferase FdhD codes for MDKQMMATDADGAQVPDQVVIEEPLQIVIDGHPVAVTMRTPGHDAELALGFLLTEGVIRSRDDVRKIDTESRENHALVFLSDTAEVDLKKLTRHVFSASSCGICGKATIEAVTSQRPPLQERFEISRGVLLAAPAKLEAAQSVFARTGGLHAAGIFTADGTAQVIREDIGRHNAVDKVLGHALEAGWNLSRSFLLVSGRVSFEIMQKALAGGLPLVAALSAPSSLAVDFAVESNQTLVAFLRPPRFRVFAGSVTA; via the coding sequence ATGGACAAGCAGATGATGGCCACCGACGCCGATGGCGCGCAGGTTCCCGATCAGGTGGTGATCGAGGAACCGCTCCAGATCGTGATCGATGGCCACCCAGTCGCGGTCACGATGCGCACGCCCGGTCACGATGCGGAGCTCGCGCTGGGCTTCCTGCTCACGGAAGGCGTCATCCGCTCGCGAGATGATGTCCGCAAGATCGACACGGAGTCGCGCGAGAACCATGCGCTGGTCTTCCTCTCCGACACTGCGGAAGTGGACCTCAAGAAGCTGACCCGCCATGTCTTCAGCGCGTCTTCCTGCGGCATCTGCGGGAAGGCGACCATCGAGGCCGTCACTTCGCAGCGTCCGCCCCTGCAGGAGCGGTTTGAAATCTCCCGCGGGGTCCTTCTTGCGGCCCCGGCGAAATTGGAGGCCGCCCAGTCGGTCTTTGCCCGCACCGGCGGCCTGCATGCGGCCGGGATCTTCACGGCGGATGGCACGGCGCAGGTGATCCGGGAAGACATCGGCCGCCACAATGCGGTCGACAAGGTGCTCGGCCATGCGCTGGAAGCCGGGTGGAATTTGTCTCGAAGTTTCCTATTGGTCTCCGGACGCGTGTCTTTCGAGATCATGCAGAAGGCGCTCGCCGGTGGCCTGCCGTTGGTCGCCGCCCTCTCCGCTCCTTCCTCGCTGGCAGTGGATTTCGCGGTGGAATCGAACCAAACGCTGGTCGCTTTCCTACGCCCACCACGGTTCCGGGTCTTCGCCGGTAGCGTGACCGCGTGA
- a CDS encoding Gfo/Idh/MocA family protein has product MKRRFFLHTSAFAGTWSLLSPLARAQGANDDLRVAVIGFNGRGQSHIDSATKTKGVRLVALCDVDSKVLGAAKDKLEKQGIKVATYDDYRKVCEAKDIDAVVIATPNHLHSLIAVTAAANGKHVYVEKPVSHNVWEGRVLADAQAKYGKIIQHGFQRRSETSWEEAFAWVNAGNIGKLKLARGFCYKPRPSIGKVSGPQKPPAEVNYDLWCGPRETTPPHREKFHYDWHWQSPYGNGDLGNQGPHQLDVCRWAIGDPKELPPTVLSCGGRFAHDDDGDVANTQVVFLGYDPVPILFEVRGLPKTGVDYKSGMDNYKGQSVGNLIEYEGGWLAGGHDGKCQIFDSQGKQLKAFQGGRSHFQTWVDAIRAGKQEHMRSAESGHLSSALAHIGNISWDLGTPASTGDVKAAFSNAAGAEAIERMSAHLAANGVDLEKQKIRLGASLAMSGEKFTGDHADKANALLKGSYRKGFELPV; this is encoded by the coding sequence ATGAAACGCCGCTTCTTTCTCCACACCTCGGCCTTCGCCGGCACCTGGTCGCTGCTGTCCCCGCTGGCCCGCGCCCAAGGCGCGAATGACGACCTGCGGGTCGCCGTGATCGGCTTCAATGGCCGGGGCCAGAGCCACATCGACTCCGCGACGAAAACCAAGGGCGTCCGCCTCGTGGCACTCTGCGATGTCGACTCGAAGGTGCTCGGTGCCGCAAAGGACAAGCTGGAGAAGCAAGGCATCAAGGTCGCGACCTACGATGACTATCGTAAGGTCTGTGAGGCGAAGGACATCGATGCCGTGGTCATCGCCACGCCGAATCACCTGCACTCGCTGATCGCCGTCACCGCTGCGGCCAATGGCAAGCACGTCTACGTCGAGAAGCCGGTGTCCCACAATGTTTGGGAAGGCCGCGTCCTCGCTGACGCTCAGGCGAAGTATGGCAAGATCATCCAACACGGCTTCCAGCGCCGCTCGGAGACTTCGTGGGAAGAGGCTTTCGCATGGGTCAACGCAGGCAACATCGGCAAGCTCAAGCTCGCCCGTGGCTTCTGCTACAAGCCGCGCCCATCGATCGGCAAGGTGAGTGGCCCACAGAAGCCACCGGCCGAGGTGAACTACGACTTGTGGTGCGGCCCGCGCGAAACCACTCCGCCGCATCGCGAGAAGTTCCACTACGACTGGCACTGGCAATCTCCCTACGGCAATGGCGACCTCGGCAACCAAGGCCCACACCAGCTCGATGTCTGCCGCTGGGCGATTGGCGATCCGAAGGAGCTCCCACCGACCGTCCTGTCCTGCGGCGGGCGCTTCGCCCATGACGATGACGGTGACGTGGCCAATACCCAGGTGGTCTTCCTCGGCTACGATCCGGTGCCGATCCTCTTCGAAGTACGCGGACTCCCGAAGACGGGCGTCGATTACAAGTCCGGCATGGACAACTACAAGGGCCAGTCCGTCGGCAACCTGATCGAATACGAAGGCGGCTGGCTCGCCGGCGGTCACGACGGCAAGTGCCAGATCTTTGATTCACAAGGCAAGCAGCTGAAGGCCTTCCAAGGCGGCCGCTCGCACTTCCAGACATGGGTCGATGCGATCCGCGCCGGGAAACAGGAGCACATGCGCTCTGCCGAGAGCGGTCACCTTTCCTCCGCGCTCGCTCACATCGGGAACATCTCGTGGGACCTCGGCACGCCGGCATCGACGGGCGATGTGAAGGCCGCCTTCTCGAATGCTGCCGGGGCGGAGGCCATCGAGCGCATGTCCGCCCACCTCGCGGCGAATGGCGTGGACCTCGAGAAGCAGAAGATCCGCCTCGGCGCATCGCTGGCCATGAGCGGTGAGAAATTCACCGGCGATCACGCCGACAAGGCCAATGCTCTCTTGAAGGGCAGCTATCGCAAGGGCTTCGAGCTCCCGGTCTGA
- a CDS encoding DUF6807 domain-containing protein translates to MKLLLLPLLLATTALADEGFSIKGSTEPMAVNIELDGKPFTTFATDSRVPYMAPLRSTSGAVLTRHWPMEDTFKEEERDHPHHRGFWLSHGNVNGNDFWAWQFGQDPKIVLKSTPKIEKNSFSVDLAWTAGGKTHLTEQRSYAFKKIDDKTTMINVVSKLTAADDDATFGDTKEGFFAIRVDRTLRLKGKVAKGHIADSEGRTDDEAWGKRSKWVAFTGPDEKDEPAVVAVFDHPSNLRFPTWWHARDYGLLAANPFGIHEFENKKDEKHLGDLVLKKGESLTFRYGVILHQGSLESAKLADRWTEFSKTP, encoded by the coding sequence ATGAAGCTCCTGCTTTTGCCTCTTCTTTTGGCCACCACGGCACTCGCCGACGAAGGATTCTCGATCAAGGGCTCCACCGAGCCGATGGCGGTGAACATCGAGCTGGATGGCAAGCCATTCACCACCTTCGCGACCGACTCCCGGGTCCCCTACATGGCCCCGCTGCGCTCGACTTCCGGAGCGGTGCTGACCCGCCACTGGCCGATGGAAGACACCTTCAAGGAGGAGGAGCGGGATCACCCGCACCATCGCGGCTTCTGGCTGAGCCATGGCAACGTCAACGGCAACGACTTCTGGGCATGGCAGTTCGGCCAGGACCCGAAGATCGTGCTCAAGAGCACCCCGAAGATCGAAAAGAACTCCTTCAGCGTGGATCTCGCCTGGACCGCCGGTGGCAAGACCCATCTCACCGAGCAGCGCAGCTACGCTTTCAAGAAGATCGACGACAAGACCACGATGATCAACGTGGTCTCGAAGCTCACCGCGGCCGATGACGATGCGACCTTCGGCGATACCAAGGAAGGCTTCTTCGCGATCCGCGTGGACCGCACGCTGCGCCTGAAGGGCAAGGTCGCCAAGGGCCACATCGCCGACTCGGAAGGCCGCACGGATGACGAGGCCTGGGGCAAGCGCTCGAAGTGGGTGGCCTTCACCGGCCCCGATGAAAAGGACGAGCCGGCGGTGGTGGCGGTCTTCGACCACCCGTCCAACCTCCGTTTCCCGACCTGGTGGCACGCCCGCGACTACGGCCTGCTCGCTGCGAACCCCTTCGGCATCCACGAGTTCGAGAACAAGAAGGACGAGAAGCACCTCGGTGATCTCGTTCTGAAGAAAGGCGAGTCGCTGACGTTCCGTTATGGCGTGATCCTGCATCAAGGCAGCTTGGAATCCGCCAAGCTGGCCGACCGCTGGACCGAGTTTTCCAAAACCCCATGA
- a CDS encoding RNA polymerase sigma factor, giving the protein MSEFEQLVDAHYEALYRFAMSLSKNADTAADLVQQTFCIWAQKGHQLKERDKAKTWLFTTLHREFLALARKAKRYSDEELTEAVAGKICSEEDDTERTMDGQRALELLGDLDETFRAPLALFYLQQHSYKEIAEILDVPIGTVMSRISRAKEMLRRRMTAEPSSAPKNILQLQPEALKSNHG; this is encoded by the coding sequence ATGTCGGAATTCGAACAGCTCGTTGATGCTCATTACGAAGCGCTCTACCGCTTCGCGATGTCGCTATCGAAGAACGCCGATACCGCGGCCGATTTGGTCCAGCAGACCTTCTGCATCTGGGCCCAGAAAGGCCACCAGCTCAAGGAGCGCGACAAGGCGAAGACGTGGCTTTTCACCACACTCCACCGCGAGTTCCTGGCCCTGGCGCGAAAGGCAAAGCGCTATTCCGACGAGGAGCTGACCGAGGCGGTGGCGGGCAAGATCTGCTCGGAAGAAGACGACACCGAGCGCACCATGGACGGCCAGCGCGCGCTCGAACTGCTGGGCGATCTCGATGAGACCTTCCGCGCTCCGCTTGCGCTTTTCTACCTGCAACAACACAGCTACAAGGAAATCGCCGAGATCCTCGACGTGCCGATCGGCACGGTGATGTCGCGCATTTCCCGGGCGAAGGAAATGCTCCGCCGTCGCATGACCGCGGAGCCTTCCAGTGCGCCCAAGAACATCCTGCAACTGCAACCGGAGGCCCTGAAATCGAACCATGGATAA
- a CDS encoding TA system VapC family ribonuclease toxin: MIRLADIPVLIALADPRHVHHVAARRWLVSRPDMGLATCPLTESGFLRIYGHPSYPHGPGSPEKALMDLRAYRARRGHHFLPCDLSLSDPMFTSLAGLAPQRVTGIYLVALALKYGIRFATFDANLPTSLVARGSHAVDVIPV, translated from the coding sequence ATGATCCGCCTGGCTGACATCCCCGTCCTGATCGCCTTGGCCGATCCGCGTCACGTCCACCACGTCGCAGCCCGGAGATGGCTGGTCTCCCGGCCCGACATGGGGCTGGCCACCTGCCCGCTGACCGAGAGCGGATTCCTCCGCATCTACGGCCATCCCTCGTATCCCCATGGCCCCGGCTCCCCGGAAAAAGCCCTGATGGACCTGAGGGCCTATCGAGCCCGGCGCGGCCACCATTTCCTGCCCTGCGACCTGTCGCTCAGCGACCCCATGTTCACCTCCTTGGCCGGCTTGGCACCGCAGCGAGTCACGGGCATTTATCTGGTGGCCCTGGCGCTGAAATACGGGATCCGCTTTGCGACCTTCGATGCCAACCTTCCCACGTCGCTGGTGGCCCGTGGCTCCCACGCTGTGGACGTGATTCCGGTCTGA
- a CDS encoding PEP-CTERM sorting domain-containing protein (PEP-CTERM proteins occur, often in large numbers, in the proteomes of bacteria that also encode an exosortase, a predicted intramembrane cysteine proteinase. The presence of a PEP-CTERM domain at a protein's C-terminus predicts cleavage within the sorting domain, followed by covalent anchoring to some some component of the (usually Gram-negative) cell surface. Many PEP-CTERM proteins exhibit an unusual sequence composition that includes large numbers of potential glycosylation sites. Expression of one such protein has been shown restore the ability of a bacterium to form floc, a type of biofilm.), whose product MKSIACRNALALASVLLLSVAHAGPGAVVGDPVPEVKVTAVPEPSPLFLLAGAMAVLFLLMRKGGPR is encoded by the coding sequence ATGAAATCAATCGCCTGCCGGAACGCCTTGGCTTTGGCCAGTGTGCTCTTGTTGTCCGTCGCTCACGCCGGGCCGGGCGCGGTTGTCGGCGATCCGGTGCCGGAGGTGAAGGTGACCGCCGTGCCGGAGCCATCGCCGCTGTTCCTGCTGGCCGGCGCGATGGCGGTGCTTTTCCTGCTGATGCGGAAGGGCGGACCGCGCTGA